Proteins encoded by one window of Dermochelys coriacea isolate rDerCor1 chromosome 13, rDerCor1.pri.v4, whole genome shotgun sequence:
- the LTB4R gene encoding leukotriene B4 receptor 1 has translation MTNVTFNTTAQPGALPQLPGAKLGLTVLSLAFILGFPGNVFVVWSALWRVQKRTVTCLLILHLALADCAVLLTSPFFLRLLSAGKWEFGPVVCQLCHYVCGVSMYASIFLITLMSLDRCLAVTKPFISQKIRTAMVVRSLVLAIWIVSFLLAMPVIFYRKLVHSGRHLLCDLSHPTTGHLVFHNLFETLTGFVLPFAAIIWSYFVIGRRLQETRFRRKRRTSRLIVLIVAAFALFWLPFHVVNILDVAGALSHSKGLIMAGKLARPTLTALAFFSSSVNPILYTFTGGALIKSAGIGFMAKLFEGTASEMSSTRQGTGRTIQRREEAKLEVVQDGNPESITLSTNPLE, from the coding sequence ATGACCAACGTCACCTTCAACACCACTGCCCAGCCAGGTGCGCTGCCCCAGTTGCCCGGCGCCAAGCTGGGGCTGACCGTGCTCTCCTTGGCCTTCATCCTGGGCTTCCCGGGCAACGTCTTCGTGGTGTGGAGTGCCCTCTGGCGTGTCCAGAAGCGCACGGTCACCTGCCTCCTCATCCTCCACCTGGCCTTGGCTGACTGCGCCGTGCTgctcacttcccctttcttccttcgGCTCCTGAGCGCCGGAAAGTGGGAGTTCGGCCCTGTGGTCTGCCAGCTGTGCCACTATGTCTGCGGCGTCAGCATGTACGCCAGCATCTTCCTCATCACCCTCATGAGTCTGGACCGCTGCTTAGCTGTCACTAAGCCCTTCATCTCCCAGAAGATCCGGACTGCCATGGTGGTCAGGTCCTTGGTCCTGGCCATCTGGATTGTCTCTTTCCTCCTTGCCATGCCTGTCATTTTCTACCGCAAGCTGGTGCACAGTGGCAGGCACCTTCTCTGTGACCTGTCCCATCCCACCACTGGCCACCTTGTCTTCCACAACCTTTTTGAGACCCTGACCGGCTTTGTGCTGCCCTTCGCTGCCATCATCTGGAGCTACTTCGTCATCGGGCGCAGGCTGCAGGAGACCCGCTTCCGGAGGAAGCGCCGCACCAGCCGGCTCATTGTGCTGATTGTGGCTGCCTTCGCCCTCTTCTGGCTACCCTTCCATGTGGTGAACATCCTAGACGTGGCTGGGGCCCTGAGCCACTCCAAGGGTCTCATCATGGCTGGGAAGTTAGCCCGGCCCACCCTGACAGCTCTGGCTTTCTTCAGCAGCAGCGTCAACCCCATCCTCTATACCTTCACCGGCGGTGCCTTGATTAAGTCGGCCGGCATCGGCTTCATGGCCAAGCTCTTTGAGGGGACGGCCTCAGAGATGTCCAGCACGCGGCAGGGGACGGGGCGGACCATCCAGCGGCGCGAGGAGGCCAAGTTGGAGGTGGTGCAGGATGGGAACCCAGAGAGCATCACCCTCTCCACCAACCCCCTGGAGTAG
- the LTB4R2 gene encoding leukotriene B4 receptor 2 isoform X1, which translates to MNSCLHTSSNVTLLTSSVSSVTGIVFLLLAALIGLPGNLFVVWSILWKMKPSCRSVTCLLVLNLAMADGAVLLLTPFFILFLTFKTWFFGLAICKGVYYLCCVNMYASIFIITLMSVDRCLAVSRPYLSQAIRKKRLVVKILAALWAAAVLLAVPAFVYRQLLSDPSGRWLICEPCHATPGQAVFHFTMETVVAFVVPFAVIVGCYSAILVRLRGRRWHRHGARTGKLIAALVLCFAALWVPYHVVNVLQVASNVASGRVAESLGHAWKAGRAGATALAFLSSSINPVLYVFAAGDLIKTSGAKFIAQFFEGASGEVHKKSPSQRDLDKDTVAGEGMEIGQLQAWGEGVKQDGAIGQLTPPGQDPHQAAAP; encoded by the coding sequence ATGAACAGCTGCCTGCACACATCCAGCAACGTCACCCTCCTGACGTCCTCGGTCTCCAGCGTGACCGGAATCGTTTTCCTCCTCCTGGCCGCTCTGATCGGGCTGCCGGGCAACCTGTTTGTGGTGTGGAGCATCCTGTggaagatgaagcccagctgccGCTCAGTCACCTGCCTGCTGGTCCTCAACCTGGCCATGGCCGACGGGGCCGTCCTCCTGCTCACGCCCttcttcatcctcttcctcacttTCAAGACCTGGTTCTTCGGCCTTGCCATCTGCAAAGGCGTCTACTATCTTTGTTGCGTCAACATGTACGCCAGCATCTTCATCATTACACTCATGAGCGTGGACCGGTGCTTGGCCGTCAGCCGGCCCTACCTCTCCCAAGCCATCCGCAAGAAGCGCCTGGTGGTCAAGATCTTGGCCGCCCTCTGGGCAGCAGCTGTCTTGTTGGCTGTCCCGGCCTTTGTGTACCGGCAGCTGCTGTCAGACCCATCCGGGCGGTGGCTGATCTGCGAGCCGTGCCATGCCACACCGGGACAGGCTGTCTTCCACTTCACCATGGAGACGGTGGTGGCCTTTGTGGTGCCCTTTGCAGTCATTGTGGGCTGCTACTCCGCCATCTTGGTGCGACTGCGGGGGCGGCGGTGGCACCGCCACGGAGCACGGACAGGGAAGCTCATAGCCGCCTTGGTGCTCTGCTTTGCTGCCCTCTGGGTGCCCTACCACGTGGTCAACGTGCTGCAGGTTGCCTCCAATGTGGCCTCAGGGAGGGTGGCGGAGAGCCTGGGCCATGCGTGGAAGGCTGGCCGGGCGGGGGCCACTGCCCTGGCCTTCCTCAGCAGCAGCATTAATCCTGTCCTCTACGTCTTCGCCGCCGGGGACCTGATCAAGACCTCAGGGGCCAAGTTCATCGCTCAGTTCTTCGAGGGGGCCTCCGGGGAGGTGCACAAGAAGTCGCCCtcccagagggacctagacaaggACACAGTAGCAGGGGAAGGCATGGAGATAGGGCAGCTGCaggcatggggggaaggggtcaaGCAGGACGGGGCCATAGGGCAGTTGACACCCCCTGGACAGGATCCACACCAAGCTGCAGCCCCTTAG
- the LTB4R2 gene encoding leukotriene B4 receptor 2 isoform X2 — MGEMTESPEAASSSPGCSEVCPHPTLPSLGAYGSGWGDPANPPGCSSAQPCALGPHYSATTVQTCRASSQPPPGHGGTGLGEDRTRPPGLEASQEICPGPVPDATMNSCLHTSSNVTLLTSSVSSVTGIVFLLLAALIGLPGNLFVVWSILWKMKPSCRSVTCLLVLNLAMADGAVLLLTPFFILFLTFKTWFFGLAICKGVYYLCCVNMYASIFIITLMSVDRCLAVSRPYLSQAIRKKRLVVKILAALWAAAVLLAVPAFVYRQLLSDPSGRWLICEPCHATPGQAVFHFTMETVVAFVVPFAVIVGCYSAILVRLRGRRWHRHGARTGKLIAALVLCFAALWVPYHVVNVLQVASNVASGRVAESLGHAWKAGRAGATALAFLSSSINPVLYVFAAGDLIKTSGAKFIAQFFEGASGEVHKKSPSQRDLDKDTVAGEGMEIGQLQAWGEGVKQDGAIGQLTPPGQDPHQAAAP; from the exons ATGGGAGAAATGACAGAGTCTCCAGAAGCCGCTTCTTCCAGCCCTGGGTGCTCCGAGGTGTGTCCCCACCCAACCCTTCCCTCCCTGGGAGCCTACGGGAGTGGCTGGGGGGATCCTGCCAACCCGCCTGGCTgctcctctgcccagccctgtgctctgggGCCCCATTACTCAGCGACTACAGTCCAGACGTGCCGAGCttccagccagcccccacccgGCCATGGAGGGACTGGGCTAGGAGAGGACAGGACACGCCCGCCTGGATTGGAGGCCTCTCA GGAAATCTGTCCTGGCCCCGTGCCCGATGCCACCATGAACAGCTGCCTGCACACATCCAGCAACGTCACCCTCCTGACGTCCTCGGTCTCCAGCGTGACCGGAATCGTTTTCCTCCTCCTGGCCGCTCTGATCGGGCTGCCGGGCAACCTGTTTGTGGTGTGGAGCATCCTGTggaagatgaagcccagctgccGCTCAGTCACCTGCCTGCTGGTCCTCAACCTGGCCATGGCCGACGGGGCCGTCCTCCTGCTCACGCCCttcttcatcctcttcctcacttTCAAGACCTGGTTCTTCGGCCTTGCCATCTGCAAAGGCGTCTACTATCTTTGTTGCGTCAACATGTACGCCAGCATCTTCATCATTACACTCATGAGCGTGGACCGGTGCTTGGCCGTCAGCCGGCCCTACCTCTCCCAAGCCATCCGCAAGAAGCGCCTGGTGGTCAAGATCTTGGCCGCCCTCTGGGCAGCAGCTGTCTTGTTGGCTGTCCCGGCCTTTGTGTACCGGCAGCTGCTGTCAGACCCATCCGGGCGGTGGCTGATCTGCGAGCCGTGCCATGCCACACCGGGACAGGCTGTCTTCCACTTCACCATGGAGACGGTGGTGGCCTTTGTGGTGCCCTTTGCAGTCATTGTGGGCTGCTACTCCGCCATCTTGGTGCGACTGCGGGGGCGGCGGTGGCACCGCCACGGAGCACGGACAGGGAAGCTCATAGCCGCCTTGGTGCTCTGCTTTGCTGCCCTCTGGGTGCCCTACCACGTGGTCAACGTGCTGCAGGTTGCCTCCAATGTGGCCTCAGGGAGGGTGGCGGAGAGCCTGGGCCATGCGTGGAAGGCTGGCCGGGCGGGGGCCACTGCCCTGGCCTTCCTCAGCAGCAGCATTAATCCTGTCCTCTACGTCTTCGCCGCCGGGGACCTGATCAAGACCTCAGGGGCCAAGTTCATCGCTCAGTTCTTCGAGGGGGCCTCCGGGGAGGTGCACAAGAAGTCGCCCtcccagagggacctagacaaggACACAGTAGCAGGGGAAGGCATGGAGATAGGGCAGCTGCaggcatggggggaaggggtcaaGCAGGACGGGGCCATAGGGCAGTTGACACCCCCTGGACAGGATCCACACCAAGCTGCAGCCCCTTAG
- the LOC119841668 gene encoding uncharacterized protein LOC119841668, which translates to MFPKSLACDHHWDATILPTSRRKQWLGVTSIPGFSYLIEGSQSLPWAETGLVAQNQLSAQTDQLTQHGANSPSAAAGHSQDSSQACSLQVSLRPHPCPCTPRSRSTFLETLLRSSALLLLWWIELEDSSTTVILERPSSPSFIQEKPYLQMSLTGPEDGGSYHCRYWIDQGRSWNRSSSSDTVLIRVKARRHFWVRELAVGGSFFTINGLIFLISHLCMKSKGSKEEHTGVSDPFQSDYYSVPVQLVIRQSGHSATAKANHISSPMSRGNNEYQEEV; encoded by the exons ATGTTTCCCAAGAGCCTGGCATGTGACCATCACTGGGATGCCACGATACTTCCCACATCGCGGAGGAAGCAGTGGCTGGGTGTCACATCCATACCAGGGTTCAGCTATCTCATAGAAGGGAGCCAGTCTCTTCCCtgggcagagacagggctggtGGCTCAGAACCAGCTCTCAGCCCAGACAGATCAGCTCACTCAGCATGGAGCTAACTCTCCTTCTGCCGCTGCTGG CCACTCTCAAGATTCTTCCCAGGCCTGTTCCCTGCAG GTgtccctgaggccccatccctgtccctgcacccccagaaGCAGGAGTACCTTCCTGGAGACACTGTTAAGATCAAGTGCTCTGCTCCTCCTTTGGTGGATAGAGTTGGAGGATTCCAGTACTACAGTGATATTGGAAAGGCCATCCAGTCCTAGCTTCATCCAGGAGAAGCCATACCTTCAAATGAGCCTCACAGGGCCTGAGGATGGGGGGTCGTACCATTGCAGATACTGGATAGACCAAGGCCGTTCTTGGAACAGGTCCAGCAGCAGTGACACTGTCCTCATTAGAGTGAAAG CGCGCAGACATTTCTGGGTCCGGGAACTGGCTGTGGGAGGGTCCTTCTTCACCATTAATggcctcatcttcctcatctccCACCTCTGCATGAAGAGCAAAG GTTCCAAGGAGGAGCACACAGGTGTCTCAGACCCATTTCAATCAGATTATTACTCAGTCCCTGTTCAATTGGTCATTCGTCAGTCTGGTCATTCTGCGACCGCCAAGGCAAACCACATCTCCAGCCCCATGTCCCGTGGGAATAATGAGTACCAGGAAGAGGTGTGA